One Diceros bicornis minor isolate mBicDic1 chromosome 26, mDicBic1.mat.cur, whole genome shotgun sequence DNA segment encodes these proteins:
- the BICDL2 gene encoding BICD family-like cargo adapter 2, with translation MSSPEGPSFPSGLLSGGASPSGDEGFFPFVLERRDSFLGGGPGPEEPEDLALQLQQKEKDLLLAAELGKMLLERNEELHQQLETLSAQHSEREERLQQENHELRRGLAARGAEWEARAVELEGDVEALRAQLGEQRSEQQDSGRERARALGELSEQNLRLSQQLAQASQTEQELQKELDDLRGQCQAQALAGAELRTRLESLQGENQMLQSRRKDLEAQIRGLREEMEKGQGRLQATHEELLLLRRERREHSLELERARSEAGEALSALRRLQRRVSELEEESRLQDTDVSGASLQSELAHSLDGDQDQNAEGRGDAPPTLSPETQEASSHQLSPQEESLEPPKKRASLSPREILEKEAEVALLQDEIALQRAELQSLREELQRQKQLRAQEDPDEALSGALSDRDEAVNKALELSLELSRVSLERDSLSRELLRTIRQKVALTQELEAWQDDMQVVIGQQLRSQRQKELSAAGSVPRRAAPRFSLRLSNLFRRT, from the exons ATGAGCTCCCCTGAAGGGCCGAGCTTCCCATCGGGGCTGCTCTCGGGGGGTGCCTCCCCCAGCGGCGACGAGGGCTTCTTCCCTTTTGTGCTGGAGCGACGGGACTCATTCCTGGGAGGGGGCCCAGGGCCTGAGGAGCCCGAGGACCTGGCCCTGCAGCTgcagcagaaggagaaagaccTGCTATTGGCCGCGGAGCTCGGCAAAATGCTCCTAGAGCGCAACGAGGAGCTGCATCAGCAGCTGGAGACACTGAGCGCCCAGCACTCTGAGCGTGAGGAA CGCCTGCAGCAGGAGAACCATGAGCTCCGCCGGGGCCTGGCAGCACGGGGAGCTGAGTGGGAGGCCAGGGCTGTGGAGCTGGAGGGGGACGTGGAGGCCCTGCGGGCCCAGCTGGGGGAGCAGCGCTCGGAGCAGCAGGACAGCGGACGCGAGCGGGCGCGGGCCCTGGGTGAACTCAGCGAGCAGAACCTCCGGCTCAGCCAGCAACTGGCCCAG gcctCACAGACTGAGCAGGAGCTTCAGAAAGAACTGGATGACCTTCGGGGGCAGTGCCAGGCTCAGGCTCTGGCTGGGGCAGAGCTGAGGACGCGACTGGAGAGTCTGCAGGGGGAG AACCAGATGCTGCAGAGCCGCCGGAAGGACCTGGAGGCCCAGATCCGAGGCCTGCgtgaggagatggagaaaggccAGGGCAGGCTACAGGCAACCCAcgaggagctgctgctgctgaggcGGGAGAGGCGGGAGCACAGCCTGGAG CTGGAGCGCGCGCGCTCCGAGGCCGGGGAGGCACTGAGCGCGCTGCGGAGGCTGCAGCGGCGGGTCTCGGAGCTGGAGGAGGAGTCGCGTCTCCAGGACACCGACGTGTCAGGAGCCTCGCTGCAGTCGGAGCTTGCCCATAGCCTCGACGGCGACCAGGACCAGAACGCGGAGGGACGCGGTGACGCCCCG CCCACTCTGTCCCCGGAGACCCAAGAGGCGTCCAGCCACCAGCTTTCGCCCCAGGAGGAGAGCTTGGAGCCTCCCAAAAAGCGAGCATCCCTGAGCCCACGAGAGATACTGGAGAAGGAGGCCGAAGTGGCTCTGCTGCAGGATGAG ATCGCGCTGCAGCGGGCAGAACTACAGTCCCTGCGGGAGGAGCTGCAAAGGCAGAAGCAGCTGCGGGCGCAAGAGGACCCGGATGAGGCCCTAAGCGGAGCCCTCTCGGACCGGGACGAGGCCGTGAACAA AGCCCTGGAACTGTCCCTGGAGCTCAGCCGCGTCTCTCTGGAGCGGGACTCCCTCTCCCGGGAGCTGCTTCGCACCATCCGCCAGAAGGTGGCGCTGACGCAAGAGCTGGAGGCCTGGCAG GACGACATGCAGGTGGTGATCGGGCAGCAGCTGCGCTCGCAACGCCAGAAGGAGCTGAGCGCGGCCGGATCCGTCCCGCGTCGCGCCGCGCCCCGCTTCTCGCTGCGCCTCAGCAACCTCTTCCGAAGGACCTGA
- the THOC6 gene encoding THO complex subunit 6 homolog, with protein sequence MERAVPQAVPLGQVEVFQALQRLHMTIFSQSVSPCGKFLAAGNNYGQIAIFSLSAALSSEAKEESKKPVVTFQAHDGPVYSMVSTDRQLLSAGDGEVKSWLWVEILKKGCKELWRRQPPYRTSLEVPEINALLLVPKENSLILAGGDCQLHTMDLETGAFTRALRGHTDYIHCLALRERSPEVLSGGEDGAVRLWDLRTAKEVQTIEVYKHEECSRPHNGRWIGCLATDSDWMVCGGGPALTLWHLRSSTPTTIFPMRAPQKHVTFYQDLILSAGQGRCVNQWQLSGELKAQVPGSSPGLLSLSLNQQPAAPECKVLTAAGNSCRVDVFTNLGYRAFSLSF encoded by the exons ATGGAGCGAGCTGTGCCGCAGGCGGTGCCTCTCGGTCAG GTGGAAGTGTTTCAGGCCCTGCAGCGGCTGCACATGACCATTTTCTCCCAGAGTGTGTCACCCTGCGGGAAGTTCCTTGCCGCCGGCAATAATTACGGGCAGATAGCCATCTTCAG CTTGTCTGCTGCTTTGAGCTCCGAGGCCAAAGAGGAAAGTAAGAAGCCCGTGGTGACCTTCCAAG CCCATGATGGGCCCGTCTACAGCATGGTCTCCACTGATCGGCAGCTGCTCAGCGCTGGGGATGGGGAGGTGAAGTCCTGGCTTTGGGTGGAGATCCTCAAGAAG GGCTGTAAGGAGCTGTGGCGTCGTCAGCCCCCATACAG GACCAGCCTGGAAGTGCCTGAGATCAATGCTTTGCTTCTTGTCCCCAAG GAGAATTCCCTCATCCTGGCGGGGGGAGACTGTCAATTGCATACGATGGACCTTGAGACGGGGGCCTTCACG CGGGCCCTCCGGGGCCACACGGACTACATCCACTGCCTGGCACTGCGGGAGCGGAGCCCCGAGGTGCTGTCAGGGGGCGAGGATGGAGCTGTGCGACTTTGGG ACCTTCGCACGGCCAAGGAGGTCCAGACGATCGAGGTCTATAAGCACGAG GAGTGCTCGAGGCCCCACAATGGGCGCTGGATCGGATGTTTGGCAACTGACTCAGACTGGATG GTCTGTGGAGGGGGCCCAGCACTTACTCTGTGGCACCTCCGATCCTCCACACCCACCACCATCTTCCCTATGCGGGCTCCACAGAAGCACGTCACCTTCTACCAGGACCTG ATTCTGTCAGCTGGCCAGGGCCGCTGCGTCAACCAGTGGCAACTGAGCGGGGAGCTCAAGGCCCAGGTGCCTGGCTCCTCCCCAGGGCTACTCAGCCTCAGCCTCAACCAGCAGCCAGCAGCCCCTGAGTGCAAG GTCCTGACAGCTGCGGGCAACAGCTGCCGGGTGGATGTCTTCACCAATCTGGGCTACCGCGCCTTCTCCCTGTCCTTCTGA
- the HCFC1R1 gene encoding host cell factor C1 regulator 1 isoform X1 has product MILQQPLERGPLGRAQRDPRAASGSPRGVDTSSPLRGAVPMSTKRRLEEEQEPLRKQFLSEENMATHFSRLSLHNDHPYCSPPMAFLPALPPLRSPCSELLLWRYPGNLIPEALRLLRLGDTPTSHYPATPAGDIMEL; this is encoded by the exons ATGATCCTGCAGCAGCCCCTGGAGCGAGGCCCCCTGGGTCGGGCCCAGCGCGATCCGCGGGCTGCCTCGGGGTCGCCCCGAGGCGTGGACACgag CTCCCCTCTCCGAGGAGCCGTGCCCATGAGCACCAAGCGGCGCCTGGAGGAGGAGCA gGAACCCCTGCGCAAGCAGTTCCTGTCCGAGGAGAACATGGCCACCCACTTCTCTCGACTCAGCCTGCACAATGACCACCCTTATTGCAGCCCCCCCATGGCTttcctcccagctctgcccccactCAG GAGCCCTTGCTCTGAGCTGCTTCTCTGGCGCTACCCTGGGAACCTGATCCCTGAGGCCCTCCGGCTGCTGAGGCTGGGggacacccccacctcccactacCCTGCAACCCCAGCTGGGGACATAATGGAGCTCTGA
- the HCFC1R1 gene encoding host cell factor C1 regulator 1 isoform X2: protein MILQQPLERGPLGRAQRDPRAASGSPRGVDTREPLRKQFLSEENMATHFSRLSLHNDHPYCSPPMAFLPALPPLRSPCSELLLWRYPGNLIPEALRLLRLGDTPTSHYPATPAGDIMEL, encoded by the exons ATGATCCTGCAGCAGCCCCTGGAGCGAGGCCCCCTGGGTCGGGCCCAGCGCGATCCGCGGGCTGCCTCGGGGTCGCCCCGAGGCGTGGACACgag gGAACCCCTGCGCAAGCAGTTCCTGTCCGAGGAGAACATGGCCACCCACTTCTCTCGACTCAGCCTGCACAATGACCACCCTTATTGCAGCCCCCCCATGGCTttcctcccagctctgcccccactCAG GAGCCCTTGCTCTGAGCTGCTTCTCTGGCGCTACCCTGGGAACCTGATCCCTGAGGCCCTCCGGCTGCTGAGGCTGGGggacacccccacctcccactacCCTGCAACCCCAGCTGGGGACATAATGGAGCTCTGA
- the HCFC1R1 gene encoding host cell factor C1 regulator 1 isoform X3 has protein sequence MSTKRRLEEEQEPLRKQFLSEENMATHFSRLSLHNDHPYCSPPMAFLPALPPLRSPCSELLLWRYPGNLIPEALRLLRLGDTPTSHYPATPAGDIMEL, from the exons ATGAGCACCAAGCGGCGCCTGGAGGAGGAGCA gGAACCCCTGCGCAAGCAGTTCCTGTCCGAGGAGAACATGGCCACCCACTTCTCTCGACTCAGCCTGCACAATGACCACCCTTATTGCAGCCCCCCCATGGCTttcctcccagctctgcccccactCAG GAGCCCTTGCTCTGAGCTGCTTCTCTGGCGCTACCCTGGGAACCTGATCCCTGAGGCCCTCCGGCTGCTGAGGCTGGGggacacccccacctcccactacCCTGCAACCCCAGCTGGGGACATAATGGAGCTCTGA
- the TNFRSF12A gene encoding tumor necrosis factor receptor superfamily member 12A — protein sequence MAPGPLRPRLRLLVLGLGLALLRAAAGEPVPGTTPCSRGSSWSADLDKCMDCASCPARPHSDFCLGCAAAPPASFRLLWPILGGALSLALVLGLLSGFLVWRRCRRREKFTTPIEETGGEGCPGVALIQ from the exons ATGGCTCCTGGCCCGCTGCGCCCGCGGCTGCGGCTCCTCGTGCTGGGACTCGGGCTGGCGCTGCTGCGCGCCGCCGCCGGGGAGCCGGTGCCAG GCACCACCCCCTGCTCTCGCGGCAGCTCCTGGAGCGCGGACCTCGACAAGTGCATGGACTGCGCGTCTTGCCCGGCGCGACCGCACAGCGACTTCTGCCTGGGCT GCGCTGCGGCCCCTCCGGCCTCCTTCCGGCTGCTGTGGCCCATCTTGGGGGGCGCTCTGAGCCTGGCCCTCGTGCTGGGCCTGCTTTCCGGCTTCTTGGTCTGGAGACGGTGCCGCAGGAGAGAGAAGTTTACCA CCCCCATCGAGGAGACCGGCGGGGAGGGCTGTCCTGGCGTGGCGCTGATCCAGTGA
- the CLDN6 gene encoding claudin-6, with product MASAGLQILGIILTLLGWVNALVSCALPLWKVTAFIGNSIVVAQVVWEGLWMSCVVQSTGQMQCKVYDSLLALPQDLQAARALCIIALLVAVLGLLVYLAGAKCTTCVEDKDSKARLVLASGIIFAISAVLTLIPICWTAHTIIRDFYNPLVAEAQKRELGASLYLGWAGSGLLLLGGGLLCCTCPSGGSRGPSHYMARYSASIPHATSGGPSEYPTKNYV from the coding sequence ATGGCCTCCGCTGGTCTGCAAATCCTGGGCATCATCCTGACACTGCTTGGCTGGGTGAATGCCCTGGTGTCCTGCGCCCTGCCCCTGTGGAAGGTGACCGCCTTCATCGGCAACAGCATCGTGGTGGCCCAGGTGGTGTGGGAGGGGCTCTGGATGTCCTGCGTGGTGCAGAGCACGGGCCAGATGCAGTGCAAGGTGTACGACTCACTGCTGGCGCTGCCCCAGGACCTGCAGGCGGCCCGTGCCCTCTGCATCATCGCCCTCCTCGTGGCTGTGCTCGGCCTGCTGGTCTACCTGGCCGGGGCCAAGTGCACCACCTGCGTGGAGGACAAGGACTCCAAGGCACGTCTGGTGCTTGCCTCTGGGATCATCTTTGCCATCTCAGCAGTCCTGACCCTGATCCCCATCTGCTGGACAGCCCACACCATTATCCGGGACTTCTACAACCCCCTGGTGGCCGAGGCTCAAAAGCGGGAGCTAGGAGCCTCCCTCTACCTGGGCTGGGCAGGCTCTGGCCttctgctgctgggtggggggcTGCTGTGCTGCACCTGCCCCTCTGGGGGGTCCCGGGGCCCCAGCCATTACATGGCCCGATACTCAGCGTCCATCCCACATGCCACCTCTGGGGGTCCCTCTGAGTACCCTACTAAGAATTATGTCTAA
- the CLDN9 gene encoding claudin-9, with protein sequence MASPGLELLGMTLAVLGWLGTLVSCALPLWKVTAFIGNSIVVAQVVWEGLWMSCVVQSTGQMQCKVYDSLLALPQDLQAARALCVIALLLALLGLLVAITGAQCTTCVEDESAKARIVLTAGVMLLLSGILVLIPVCWTAHAIIQDFYNPLVAEALKRELGASLYVGWAAAALLMLGGGLLCCTCPPPQIDRPRGPRLGYSIPSRSGASGLDKRDYV encoded by the coding sequence ATGGCTTCACCTGGCCTTGAACTACTGGGCATGACCCTGGCTGTGCTGGGCTGGCTGGGAACTCTGGTGTCCTGCGCCCTGCCCCTGTGGAAGGTGACTGCCTTCATTGGCAACAGCATCGTGGTGGCCCAGGTGGTGTGGGAGGGGCTCTGGATGTCCTGCGTGGTGCAGAGCACGGGCCAGATGCAGTGCAAGGTGTACGACTCGCTGCTGGCGCTGCCCCAGGACCTGCAGGCGGCCCGTGCCCTCTGCGTCATCGCCCTCCTGCTGGCCCTGCTGGGCCTGCTGGTGGCCATCACGGGCGCCCAGTGCACCACCTGCGTGGAGGACGAAAGTGCCAAGGCCCGCATTGTGCTCACCGCGGGGGTCATGCTCCTTCTCTCCGGCATCCTGGTGCTCATCCCTGTCTGCTGGACGGCCCACGCCATCATCCAGGACTTCTACAACCCCCTGGTGGCCGAGGCCCTCAAGCGGGAGCTGGGGGCCTCCCTCTACGTGGGCTGGGCGGCCGCTGCCCTACTCATGCTGGGCGGGGGCCTCCTCTGCTGCACATGCCCCCCACCTCAGATCGACCGGCCCCGCGGACCGAGGCTGGGCTACTCCATCCCCTCCCGCTCGGGCGCGTCCGGGCTGGACAAGAGGGACTACGTGTGA
- the LOC131422032 gene encoding uncharacterized protein LOC131422032: protein MPRLSGPSGQVGAPTARVQRLVLRIEVWGRRHRRTPAARGLLREGPGRHGRRAPGPGAAAAAKLAARLPRSRSHPRLAGVRAHSRLGRACASLSLTPPPAASLPHPPLPGLPPGLSPGPPPPSALALAELPPLPALPLRPEPLAPWGPGAHLALPELPPEVCAPAPPAAALALQDLPRLPAPAPPPAHLPLPPLPEAAVAATPEPVGARGRPPLVAEPAPLPLPPLPARPSAFSLLAPPSPRDPWPLPAFPPPLPPPPPPHFFLSPPC from the exons ATGCCGCGGCTCAGTGGACCCTCAGGCCAGGTGGGGGCGCCCACTGCGCGTGTGCAGCGCCTAGTCTTAAGGATAGAGGTGTGGGGCCGGCGACACCGTAGGACACC CGCCGCGCGTGGCCTCCTGCGGGAGGGACCGGGCCGCCATGGGAGGCGCGCGCCGGGACCTGGCGCAGCGGCGGCGGCCAAGCTGGCGGCGCGGCTACCCCGCTCCCGCTCGCACCCGCGGCTCGCCGGCGTCCGCGCCCACTCGCGGCTGGGCCGGGCCTGCGCGTCGCTGTCGCTGACTCCACCGCCCGCGGCGTCCCTGCCGCACCCGCCGCTGCCCGGCCTGCCGCCGGGCCTGAGCCCCGGGCCGCCACCGCCCTCGGCGCTCGCCCTGGCCGAGCTGCCGCCGCTGCCCGCGCTCCCGCTGCGGCCCGAGCCGCTGGCGCCCTGGGGCCCCGGCGCCCACCTGGCGCTGCCCGAGCTGCCGCCCGAGGTCTGCGCGCccgcgccgcccgccgccgcGCTCGCCCTGCAGGACCTGCCGCGCCTGCCCGCGCCCGCGCCGCCGCCCGCGCACCTGCCGCTGCCGCCGCTGCCCGAGGCCGCTGTGGCCGCCACGCCCGAGCCCGTGGGCGCGCGCGGCCGCCCGCCCCTGGTCGCCGAGCCTGCCCCGCTACCGCTGCCGCCGCTGCCCGCACGGCCCTCGGCCTTCAGCCTGCTGGCGCCGCCCTCGCCCCGCGACCCCTGGCCGCTACCCGCCTTCCCCCCGCccctgccgccgccgcccccgcctcACTTCTTCCTGTCGCCGCCCTGCTGA